One stretch of Miscanthus floridulus cultivar M001 chromosome 18, ASM1932011v1, whole genome shotgun sequence DNA includes these proteins:
- the LOC136520003 gene encoding uncharacterized protein isoform X1 produces the protein MGRRKERRLAAMAAAGRRVKLDLFLDPFPGEASHNDGIGGENRDQQTVVPTSPSSDKKENPLALLGQYSDDEEEDEEAADQPIGEAKGSPGDASAQLTSQRADTAVDNGVATTEPSASVGDQQEAPQASDIKNYTQSVTEENTIAPESTIQEESVKATESVPDSSGMQIVGDVGGNWKAVMHEQSNQCYYWNIVTGETSWDIPNGLASGVATASVPSDVDYSMEAQTHVLPHSTLEAYPSDMSVGNGTATYANFGMACGSAQVTQDAYAYAAPIASHEPMDIDPLYLAKYGGDLLQRLNLLERLCGLNEGLELIRREIGVRISDCNALSSYGSSLLPLWLHAEVHLKQLDSSISKLEMSYHADTEPRNSKTEVAEHKAPDEADMTTPSNGEALKSEVSAGITIDENVEIDKPASTSSAQNSQDRDLAAVPPKVESDNDEDMDVAMEVDEDNVEEQAHCSPVPKKEHPPSEQLNSSNLPSFEDPTPPVDNSVPPPPPEEEWIPPPPPENEPAPPAPPEEPAASYVQVDTIPQPYIAQENVGYTIAGMEYYGTVGTEGTNANYYMQVSEPHVLQAQQHPYYAPVSGSVISVCVDGTSIAPESYYTYPSVTLAASTVAAEHSGYYASSISVISSSAADIKASSASLVSANSNSDLNGLDKVISNDASIMPLTQAIATSAAGTTTVLGSSTQSSSSTTNQTKVIRNKKRAVGITSSLRSNKKVSSLVDKWKAAKEELRDEEEEEPESALEALERKRQKEIEEWRKQQIASGEAQENANFVPVRGDWRDRVKRRRAEAKKESKDDIVATSLSSSEQHKGPPDLAELSKGLPTGWQAYLDESTKQVYYGNNLTSETSWERPTK, from the exons ATGGGGAGGAGGAAGGAGCGACGCCTAGCGGCCATGGCCGCGGCGGGCCGCAGGGTCAAGCTCGACCTTTTCCTCGATCCCTTCCCCG GGGAGGCATCACATAATGATGGAATAGGAGGTGAAAACCGTGACCAACAGACTGTGGTtcccacttctccatcttcag ATAAAAAGGAGAATCCTCTAGCATTGCTTGGGCAATATAGTGATGATGAAGAGGAAGATGAGGAAGCAGCAGATCAACCCATTGGTGAAGCTAAGGGGAGTCCAGGAGATGCTAGTGCTCAG TTAACTAGTCAGCGTGCGGATACAGCTGTTGATAATGGTGTGGCAACAACTGAACCATCGGCTTCTGTCGGTGATCAACAAGAAGCACCTCAAGCTAGTGATATTAAGAACTATACCCAAAGTGTTACTGAAGAAAACACTATTGCTCCTGAGTCAACTATACAAGAAGAGAGTGTGAAAGCAACTGAATCTGTTCCTGATTCATCTGGCATGCAAATTGTTGGTGACGTCGGTGGAAATTGGAAAGCAGTAATGCATGAACAGAGTAATCAGTGTTATTATTGGAACATAGTTACTGGAGAAACTTCTTGGGACATACCAAATGGATTAGCTTCAGGAGTTGCAACTGCATCTGTTCCTTCTGATGTGGACTATTCAATGGAAGCTCAAACCCATGTCCTTCCGCACAGTACACTGGAAGCATATCCAAGTGACATGTCTGTTGGGAATGGCACAGCAACTTATGCTAATTTTGGAATGGCATGTGGAAGTGCACAGGTTACTCAAGATGCTTATGCTTATGCTGCTCCTATCGCCAGTCATGAGCCTATGGACATTGATCCCTTGTATCTTGCAAAATATGGTGGTGATTTGCTTCAAAGATTGAACCTGCTGGAAAG GCTCTGTGGCTTGAACGAAGGTCTTGAATTGATTAGAAGAGAAATCGGGGTACGGATATCAGACTGCAATGCACTCTCATCATATGGATCTTCTTTGCTCCCGTTGTGGTTACATGCTGAGGTGCACCTTAAGCAGCTAGACTCTTCCATTTCCAAGCTGGAAATGAGCTACCATGCAGATACAGAACCTAGGAATTCGAAGACAGAGGTTGCTGAACACAAGGCACCTGATGAAGCTGACATGACAACACCCTCCAATGGTGAGGCTTTGAAGTCTGAGGTTAGTGCTGGGATTACTATCGATGAAAATGTGGAGATTGATAAGCCAGCTTCAACATCATCTGCTCAGAATTCACAAGATAGGGATCTTGCTGCAGTTCCTCCAAAAGTTGAATCTGACAATGATGAAGATATGGATGTGGCAATGGAAGTTGATGAAGATAATGTTGAAGAGCAGGCACATTGCAGTCCTGTACCTAAAAAGGAGCATCCTCCATCAGAACAGTTGAATTCATCTAATTTGCCATCATTTGAAGATCCTACACCTCCTGTGGATAATTCTGTCCCTCCGCCTCCACCAGAAGAGGAATGGATTCCACCTCCACCACCTGAAAATGAACCAGCTCCTCCAGCTCCCCCAGAAGAGCCAGCTGCATCATATGTTCAGGTGGATACAATTCCTCAGCCATATATAGCTCAAGAAAATGTTGGCTATACAATTGCAGGAATGGAGTACTATGGTACTGTCGGTACAGAAGGTACAAATGCCAATTACTATATGCAAGTGAGTGAGCCTCATGTCCTTCAAGCACAGCAGCATCCTTATTATGCACCAGTATCTGGGAGTGTCATATCTGTTTGTGTTGATGGCACATCTATTGCCCCAGAATCTTATTATACCTATCCTTCAGTCACTTTGGCTGCCAGCACAGTGGCAGCTGAACATTCTGGATACTACGCTTCATCAATCTCTGTCATTTCTAGCAGTGCAGCAGATATCAAAGCAAGCTCAGCTTCTCTTGTTTCTGCAAATAGCAATTCAGATCTCAATGGTCTTGATAAAGTTATATCCAATGATGCAAGTATTATGCCTTTGACCCAAGCAATAGCAACATCAGCTGCAGGAACGACAACTGTTCTTGGAAGTTCTACACAGTCTTCTAGCAGTACTACAAATCAGACCAAAG TTATTCGTAACAAGAAGCGGGCTGTTGGTATTACATCGTCTCTGAGGTCTAATAAGAAGGTTTCAAGTTTGGTGGATAAG TGGAAAGCTGCAAAAGAGGAACTTCGCGACGAAGAGGAAGAGGAGCCTGAAAGTGCTCTGGAGGCATTAGAAAGGAAGCGACAAAAGGAAATAGAG GAATGGCGGAAACAACAGATCGCTAGCGGAGAGGCACAGGAAAATGCCAATTTTGTTCCTGTTCGTGGTGATTG GCGTGACCGTGTAAAACGTAGAAGGGCTGAAGCAAAAAAGGAATCAAAAGATGACATTGTTGCTACATCTTTAAGTAGTTCCGAACAGCATAAAGGACCTCCAGATCTAGCAGAGCTCTCCAAGGGTCTTCCTACTGGTTGGCAG
- the LOC136520003 gene encoding uncharacterized protein isoform X2 — translation MKATEAALRLGLSATAGQSQARRQHQWLLLLPLASQLAPSPPSSAHRLATLRTHLPLPSRLRWTVDGARPLQLTSQRADTAVDNGVATTEPSASVGDQQEAPQASDIKNYTQSVTEENTIAPESTIQEESVKATESVPDSSGMQIVGDVGGNWKAVMHEQSNQCYYWNIVTGETSWDIPNGLASGVATASVPSDVDYSMEAQTHVLPHSTLEAYPSDMSVGNGTATYANFGMACGSAQVTQDAYAYAAPIASHEPMDIDPLYLAKYGGDLLQRLNLLERLCGLNEGLELIRREIGVRISDCNALSSYGSSLLPLWLHAEVHLKQLDSSISKLEMSYHADTEPRNSKTEVAEHKAPDEADMTTPSNGEALKSEVSAGITIDENVEIDKPASTSSAQNSQDRDLAAVPPKVESDNDEDMDVAMEVDEDNVEEQAHCSPVPKKEHPPSEQLNSSNLPSFEDPTPPVDNSVPPPPPEEEWIPPPPPENEPAPPAPPEEPAASYVQVDTIPQPYIAQENVGYTIAGMEYYGTVGTEGTNANYYMQVSEPHVLQAQQHPYYAPVSGSVISVCVDGTSIAPESYYTYPSVTLAASTVAAEHSGYYASSISVISSSAADIKASSASLVSANSNSDLNGLDKVISNDASIMPLTQAIATSAAGTTTVLGSSTQSSSSTTNQTKVIRNKKRAVGITSSLRSNKKVSSLVDKWKAAKEELRDEEEEEPESALEALERKRQKEIEEWRKQQIASGEAQENANFVPVRGDWRDRVKRRRAEAKKESKDDIVATSLSSSEQHKGPPDLAELSKGLPTGWQAYLDESTKQVYYGNNLTSETSWERPTK, via the exons ATGAAGGCGACGGAGGCGGCGCTCAGGCTCGGGCTCTCAGCGACGGCGGGGCAGTCCCAGGCTCGGCGACAGCATCAGTGGCTCCTCCTCCTGCCTCTCGCCAGTCAACTGGCGCCCTCGCCTCCGTCCTCCGCACACCGGCTGGCGACCCTACGTACGCACCTCCCTCTCCCCTCCCGCCTCCGCTGGACCGTCGACGGCGCACGTCCCCTACAG TTAACTAGTCAGCGTGCGGATACAGCTGTTGATAATGGTGTGGCAACAACTGAACCATCGGCTTCTGTCGGTGATCAACAAGAAGCACCTCAAGCTAGTGATATTAAGAACTATACCCAAAGTGTTACTGAAGAAAACACTATTGCTCCTGAGTCAACTATACAAGAAGAGAGTGTGAAAGCAACTGAATCTGTTCCTGATTCATCTGGCATGCAAATTGTTGGTGACGTCGGTGGAAATTGGAAAGCAGTAATGCATGAACAGAGTAATCAGTGTTATTATTGGAACATAGTTACTGGAGAAACTTCTTGGGACATACCAAATGGATTAGCTTCAGGAGTTGCAACTGCATCTGTTCCTTCTGATGTGGACTATTCAATGGAAGCTCAAACCCATGTCCTTCCGCACAGTACACTGGAAGCATATCCAAGTGACATGTCTGTTGGGAATGGCACAGCAACTTATGCTAATTTTGGAATGGCATGTGGAAGTGCACAGGTTACTCAAGATGCTTATGCTTATGCTGCTCCTATCGCCAGTCATGAGCCTATGGACATTGATCCCTTGTATCTTGCAAAATATGGTGGTGATTTGCTTCAAAGATTGAACCTGCTGGAAAG GCTCTGTGGCTTGAACGAAGGTCTTGAATTGATTAGAAGAGAAATCGGGGTACGGATATCAGACTGCAATGCACTCTCATCATATGGATCTTCTTTGCTCCCGTTGTGGTTACATGCTGAGGTGCACCTTAAGCAGCTAGACTCTTCCATTTCCAAGCTGGAAATGAGCTACCATGCAGATACAGAACCTAGGAATTCGAAGACAGAGGTTGCTGAACACAAGGCACCTGATGAAGCTGACATGACAACACCCTCCAATGGTGAGGCTTTGAAGTCTGAGGTTAGTGCTGGGATTACTATCGATGAAAATGTGGAGATTGATAAGCCAGCTTCAACATCATCTGCTCAGAATTCACAAGATAGGGATCTTGCTGCAGTTCCTCCAAAAGTTGAATCTGACAATGATGAAGATATGGATGTGGCAATGGAAGTTGATGAAGATAATGTTGAAGAGCAGGCACATTGCAGTCCTGTACCTAAAAAGGAGCATCCTCCATCAGAACAGTTGAATTCATCTAATTTGCCATCATTTGAAGATCCTACACCTCCTGTGGATAATTCTGTCCCTCCGCCTCCACCAGAAGAGGAATGGATTCCACCTCCACCACCTGAAAATGAACCAGCTCCTCCAGCTCCCCCAGAAGAGCCAGCTGCATCATATGTTCAGGTGGATACAATTCCTCAGCCATATATAGCTCAAGAAAATGTTGGCTATACAATTGCAGGAATGGAGTACTATGGTACTGTCGGTACAGAAGGTACAAATGCCAATTACTATATGCAAGTGAGTGAGCCTCATGTCCTTCAAGCACAGCAGCATCCTTATTATGCACCAGTATCTGGGAGTGTCATATCTGTTTGTGTTGATGGCACATCTATTGCCCCAGAATCTTATTATACCTATCCTTCAGTCACTTTGGCTGCCAGCACAGTGGCAGCTGAACATTCTGGATACTACGCTTCATCAATCTCTGTCATTTCTAGCAGTGCAGCAGATATCAAAGCAAGCTCAGCTTCTCTTGTTTCTGCAAATAGCAATTCAGATCTCAATGGTCTTGATAAAGTTATATCCAATGATGCAAGTATTATGCCTTTGACCCAAGCAATAGCAACATCAGCTGCAGGAACGACAACTGTTCTTGGAAGTTCTACACAGTCTTCTAGCAGTACTACAAATCAGACCAAAG TTATTCGTAACAAGAAGCGGGCTGTTGGTATTACATCGTCTCTGAGGTCTAATAAGAAGGTTTCAAGTTTGGTGGATAAG TGGAAAGCTGCAAAAGAGGAACTTCGCGACGAAGAGGAAGAGGAGCCTGAAAGTGCTCTGGAGGCATTAGAAAGGAAGCGACAAAAGGAAATAGAG GAATGGCGGAAACAACAGATCGCTAGCGGAGAGGCACAGGAAAATGCCAATTTTGTTCCTGTTCGTGGTGATTG GCGTGACCGTGTAAAACGTAGAAGGGCTGAAGCAAAAAAGGAATCAAAAGATGACATTGTTGCTACATCTTTAAGTAGTTCCGAACAGCATAAAGGACCTCCAGATCTAGCAGAGCTCTCCAAGGGTCTTCCTACTGGTTGGCAG
- the LOC136520003 gene encoding uncharacterized protein isoform X3 — MQIVGDVGGNWKAVMHEQSNQCYYWNIVTGETSWDIPNGLASGVATASVPSDVDYSMEAQTHVLPHSTLEAYPSDMSVGNGTATYANFGMACGSAQVTQDAYAYAAPIASHEPMDIDPLYLAKYGGDLLQRLNLLERLCGLNEGLELIRREIGVRISDCNALSSYGSSLLPLWLHAEVHLKQLDSSISKLEMSYHADTEPRNSKTEVAEHKAPDEADMTTPSNGEALKSEVSAGITIDENVEIDKPASTSSAQNSQDRDLAAVPPKVESDNDEDMDVAMEVDEDNVEEQAHCSPVPKKEHPPSEQLNSSNLPSFEDPTPPVDNSVPPPPPEEEWIPPPPPENEPAPPAPPEEPAASYVQVDTIPQPYIAQENVGYTIAGMEYYGTVGTEGTNANYYMQVSEPHVLQAQQHPYYAPVSGSVISVCVDGTSIAPESYYTYPSVTLAASTVAAEHSGYYASSISVISSSAADIKASSASLVSANSNSDLNGLDKVISNDASIMPLTQAIATSAAGTTTVLGSSTQSSSSTTNQTKVIRNKKRAVGITSSLRSNKKVSSLVDKWKAAKEELRDEEEEEPESALEALERKRQKEIEEWRKQQIASGEAQENANFVPVRGDWRDRVKRRRAEAKKESKDDIVATSLSSSEQHKGPPDLAELSKGLPTGWQAYLDESTKQVYYGNNLTSETSWERPTK; from the exons ATGCAAATTGTTGGTGACGTCGGTGGAAATTGGAAAGCAGTAATGCATGAACAGAGTAATCAGTGTTATTATTGGAACATAGTTACTGGAGAAACTTCTTGGGACATACCAAATGGATTAGCTTCAGGAGTTGCAACTGCATCTGTTCCTTCTGATGTGGACTATTCAATGGAAGCTCAAACCCATGTCCTTCCGCACAGTACACTGGAAGCATATCCAAGTGACATGTCTGTTGGGAATGGCACAGCAACTTATGCTAATTTTGGAATGGCATGTGGAAGTGCACAGGTTACTCAAGATGCTTATGCTTATGCTGCTCCTATCGCCAGTCATGAGCCTATGGACATTGATCCCTTGTATCTTGCAAAATATGGTGGTGATTTGCTTCAAAGATTGAACCTGCTGGAAAG GCTCTGTGGCTTGAACGAAGGTCTTGAATTGATTAGAAGAGAAATCGGGGTACGGATATCAGACTGCAATGCACTCTCATCATATGGATCTTCTTTGCTCCCGTTGTGGTTACATGCTGAGGTGCACCTTAAGCAGCTAGACTCTTCCATTTCCAAGCTGGAAATGAGCTACCATGCAGATACAGAACCTAGGAATTCGAAGACAGAGGTTGCTGAACACAAGGCACCTGATGAAGCTGACATGACAACACCCTCCAATGGTGAGGCTTTGAAGTCTGAGGTTAGTGCTGGGATTACTATCGATGAAAATGTGGAGATTGATAAGCCAGCTTCAACATCATCTGCTCAGAATTCACAAGATAGGGATCTTGCTGCAGTTCCTCCAAAAGTTGAATCTGACAATGATGAAGATATGGATGTGGCAATGGAAGTTGATGAAGATAATGTTGAAGAGCAGGCACATTGCAGTCCTGTACCTAAAAAGGAGCATCCTCCATCAGAACAGTTGAATTCATCTAATTTGCCATCATTTGAAGATCCTACACCTCCTGTGGATAATTCTGTCCCTCCGCCTCCACCAGAAGAGGAATGGATTCCACCTCCACCACCTGAAAATGAACCAGCTCCTCCAGCTCCCCCAGAAGAGCCAGCTGCATCATATGTTCAGGTGGATACAATTCCTCAGCCATATATAGCTCAAGAAAATGTTGGCTATACAATTGCAGGAATGGAGTACTATGGTACTGTCGGTACAGAAGGTACAAATGCCAATTACTATATGCAAGTGAGTGAGCCTCATGTCCTTCAAGCACAGCAGCATCCTTATTATGCACCAGTATCTGGGAGTGTCATATCTGTTTGTGTTGATGGCACATCTATTGCCCCAGAATCTTATTATACCTATCCTTCAGTCACTTTGGCTGCCAGCACAGTGGCAGCTGAACATTCTGGATACTACGCTTCATCAATCTCTGTCATTTCTAGCAGTGCAGCAGATATCAAAGCAAGCTCAGCTTCTCTTGTTTCTGCAAATAGCAATTCAGATCTCAATGGTCTTGATAAAGTTATATCCAATGATGCAAGTATTATGCCTTTGACCCAAGCAATAGCAACATCAGCTGCAGGAACGACAACTGTTCTTGGAAGTTCTACACAGTCTTCTAGCAGTACTACAAATCAGACCAAAG TTATTCGTAACAAGAAGCGGGCTGTTGGTATTACATCGTCTCTGAGGTCTAATAAGAAGGTTTCAAGTTTGGTGGATAAG TGGAAAGCTGCAAAAGAGGAACTTCGCGACGAAGAGGAAGAGGAGCCTGAAAGTGCTCTGGAGGCATTAGAAAGGAAGCGACAAAAGGAAATAGAG GAATGGCGGAAACAACAGATCGCTAGCGGAGAGGCACAGGAAAATGCCAATTTTGTTCCTGTTCGTGGTGATTG GCGTGACCGTGTAAAACGTAGAAGGGCTGAAGCAAAAAAGGAATCAAAAGATGACATTGTTGCTACATCTTTAAGTAGTTCCGAACAGCATAAAGGACCTCCAGATCTAGCAGAGCTCTCCAAGGGTCTTCCTACTGGTTGGCAG